One Bacillus sp. 2205SS5-2 genomic window carries:
- a CDS encoding transposase yields MSNHHSNEYREYVAKMVVEEGRKVTELAYELEIPYSTIMRWVKKLKEAKNVDKSVEYITPSDLNKLKKQHEKELKSLQEENEILKKAMHIFTKKQE; encoded by the coding sequence ATGAGTAATCATCACTCGAACGAATATCGAGAGTATGTAGCTAAGATGGTTGTTGAAGAAGGTAGGAAAGTGACAGAACTAGCCTATGAGTTAGAGATCCCTTACTCGACTATTATGCGATGGGTAAAAAAGTTAAAAGAGGCGAAAAATGTTGACAAATCTGTTGAGTATATTACTCCTTCAGACCTAAACAAATTGAAGAAACAGCATGAAAAAGAATTAAAATCTCTTCAAGAGGAGAATGAAATTTTAAAAAAGGCAATGCACATCTTCACGAAAAAGCAGGAGTAA